A section of the Thermus antranikianii DSM 12462 genome encodes:
- a CDS encoding cation:proton antiporter, with the protein MHGAGHILEVFYLILAAQVMAFLFKRLNQPVVIGEVLAGILVGPALLGWVHEGEILEFIAELGAIFLLFMVGLETRLRDILAVGKEAFLVAVLGVAFPFLGGYLFGLQIGFATLPSLFLGTALVATSVGITARVLQELGVLSRPYARIILGAAVIDDVLGLIVLAVVNGVAKTGQVETGAILQLILLSVAFVGLAVALSPLFARLPLEKLPVGSPVGFALALGIGMAALAASIGLAPIVGAFLGGMLLSEVREKYRLEEPVFAIESFLAPLFFAMVGVRLELAALISPATLVAGTVVTVIAILGKVLGGFLGSLTQGVRSALTVGVGMAPRGEVGLIVAALGLAAGAVNEEEYAIVLFMVVFTTLFAPFALKPLIAWTEKGLRQAKE; encoded by the coding sequence ATGCACGGAGCTGGGCACATCCTCGAGGTCTTCTACCTCATCCTGGCCGCCCAGGTCATGGCCTTCCTCTTCAAGCGCCTGAACCAACCCGTGGTTATCGGGGAGGTGCTGGCCGGCATCCTGGTGGGCCCTGCCCTCCTAGGTTGGGTGCACGAGGGAGAGATCCTGGAGTTCATCGCCGAGCTCGGGGCCATCTTCCTCCTCTTCATGGTGGGCTTGGAAACCCGGCTCAGGGATATCCTGGCCGTGGGCAAGGAAGCCTTCTTGGTGGCGGTTTTGGGGGTGGCCTTCCCCTTTCTTGGAGGCTACCTTTTTGGCCTGCAAATTGGCTTCGCCACCCTGCCCTCCCTGTTCCTGGGCACCGCCCTGGTGGCCACCAGCGTGGGGATCACCGCCAGGGTGTTGCAGGAACTCGGGGTGCTTTCCCGCCCCTACGCCCGCATTATCCTGGGAGCTGCGGTCATCGACGACGTGCTGGGTCTCATCGTCCTGGCGGTGGTGAACGGGGTAGCCAAAACAGGGCAGGTGGAAACAGGGGCTATCCTGCAGCTCATCCTCCTTTCCGTGGCCTTCGTGGGCCTGGCGGTGGCCCTTTCGCCCCTTTTCGCCCGCTTGCCCTTAGAAAAACTCCCTGTGGGTAGCCCTGTGGGCTTCGCCCTGGCCCTGGGCATCGGGATGGCTGCCCTGGCGGCCTCCATCGGCCTTGCCCCTATCGTGGGTGCATTCCTCGGAGGGATGCTCCTTTCAGAGGTGCGGGAGAAGTACCGGCTGGAAGAACCCGTGTTCGCCATAGAAAGCTTCCTGGCTCCCCTCTTCTTCGCCATGGTGGGGGTGCGGCTGGAACTCGCCGCCCTCATCTCCCCTGCCACCTTGGTGGCGGGGACCGTGGTCACGGTGATCGCCATCCTGGGCAAGGTCCTGGGGGGGTTCCTGGGCTCCTTGACCCAAGGGGTACGTTCTGCCCTCACCGTGGGAGTGGGCATGGCCCCTCGAGGGGAGGTGGGGTTGATCGTGGCTGCCTTGGGACTTGCGGCGGGAGCCGTCAACGAGGAGGAGTACGCCATCGTCCTCTTCATGGTGGTCTTCACCACCCTCTTCGCCCCCTTCGCCCTCAAGCCCCTTATCGCCTGGACGGAAAAGGGGCTTCGCCAGGCTAAGGAATAG